The Coffea arabica cultivar ET-39 chromosome 4e, Coffea Arabica ET-39 HiFi, whole genome shotgun sequence genome includes a window with the following:
- the LOC113741250 gene encoding exocyst complex component EXO84B isoform X1 has product MASAKSSSRSRQPPAKTTAHPKDSANKLEDNLNLFKSDNFDADSYVHSKCNSFNEKEIRQLCSYLLDLKKASAEEMRRSVYANYSAFIRTSKEISDLEGELSSMRNLLSTQATLIHSLAEGVQIGSLSDSAAEGLAANGSVNEEVTEPSELEKRLIEFPDLLDVLLAERRIDEALARLDEGERIAAEAKELRTLSPSVLLSLQTAIAERRKKLADQLAEAACQPSTRGAELRAAVLALKKLGDGPRAHSLLLSAHYQRYQYNMQSLRPSSTSYGGAYTAALSQLVFSAIGQAASDSLVIFGKEPAYASELVMWATKQIETFALLVKRHALASSAAAGGLRAAAECVQIALGHCSLLEGRGLALCPVLLKLFRPSVEQSLDANLKRIEESSAALAAADDWELVYLPAVTRQSVRPSGSAMATMASYQYKLSTSAHRFNLMVQDFFEDVGPLLSMQLGGKALEGLFQVFNSYVNMLIKALPGSMEEEANFEGSVDNIVRMAETEAQQMALLANASLLADELLPRAAMKLSPLNQGNYKDDPRRRSSDRQNRHPEQREWKRRLVSCVDRLKDSFCRQHALDLIFTEDGDSHLTADMYINMDGDVDEIEWFPSAVFQELYAKLNRMAFLAADMFVGRERFATLLLMRLTETVILWLSEDQTFWDDIQEGPRPLGPLGLQQFYLDMKFVMCFASQGRYLSRNLLRVLNEIINKAMIAFSSTGVDPNSVLPEDEWFVDICQEAIERLSGKPKVANGERDLNSPTASVSAQSISSVRSHGSS; this is encoded by the exons ATGGCTTCTGCTAAATCGTCGTCGCGGTCAAGGCAACCACCAGCTAAAACCACCGCCCACCCCAAAGACTCCGCCAATAAGCTCGAGGATAATCTTAACCTCTTCAAATCCGATAATTTCGACGCCGATTCCTATGTTCATTCCAAGTGTAATTCTTTCAACGAGAAG GAAATAAGGCAACTATGCTCGTATCTTCTAGATCTGAAGAAAGCTTCAGCTGAAGAGATGCGCAGAAGTGTCTACGCCAATTATTCAGCTTTCATTCG TACATCTAAAGAAATATCAGATTTGGAAGGTGAGCTTTCATCAATGAGGAACCTGCTATCTACTCAGGCTACTTTAATTCACAGTTTAGCTGAAGGAGTTCAGATTGGTAGCTTGTCTGACTCTGCAGCTGAAGGTTTGGCTGCTAATGGCTCAGTTAATGAGGAAGTCACAGAGCCTTCAGAACTGGAGAAAAGGTTAATCGAGTTTCCTGATCTTCTTGATGTGTTGTTAGCCGAAAGGAGAATAGATGAAGCATTGGCAAGGCTTGATGAAGGAGAACGCATAGCAGCTGAAGCAAAAGAATTGAGAACTCTGAGTCCTTCTGTGCTCTTGTCTCTTCAAACTGCTATTGCTGAACGTAGAAAAAAACTAGCTGATCAGCTTGCTGAAGCTGCTTGCCAACCTTCTACCCGTGGAGCTGAGCTTCGTGCTGCTGTTTTAGCTCTTAAAAAGCTTGGGGATGGTCCCCGTGCGCATAGTTTACTACTCAGTGCACATTACCAGAGATACCAGTACAACATGCAAAGCCTCCGTCCATCAAGCACGTCTTATGGAGGAGCGTATACAGCAGCCCTCTCGCAGCTGGTGTTTTCAGCCATTGGTCAAGCAGCCAGTGATTCTTTGGTTATTTTTGGTAAGGAGCCAGCTTATGCATCTGAACTTGTGATGTGGGCTACCAAGCAAATTGAGACTTTTGCACTTCTTGTGAAAAGACATGCATTAGCCTCATCTGCTGCTGCTGGGGGTTTGAGGGCTGCTGCAGAATGTGTTCAGATAGCTTTGGGCCACTGTTCATTGTTGGAAGGCCGGGGGCTTGCCCTTTGTCCTGTGCTGTTGAAGCTTTTTAGACCTAGTGTTGAGCAATCTCTGGATGCTAATCTAAAACGGATTGAAGAAAGTTCTGCTGCTTTGGCTGCAGCTGATGATTGGGAACTTGTTTATCTTCCAGCAGTGACACGTCAATCTGTCAGGCCATCCGGTTCAGCTATGGCAACTATGGCATCATATCAGTATAAGTTATCAACTAGCGCTCACCGGTTCAATTTAATGGTCCAG GACTTTTTTGAGGATGTGGGACCCCTGCTAAGTATGCAGCTTGGTGGTAAAGCATTGGAAGGTCTATTTCAGGTGTTTAATTCTTACGTAAACATGCTCATAAAAGCATTGCCTGGTTCCATGGAAGAAGAAGCCAATTTTGAAGGCTCAGTGGATAATATTGTTCGAATGGCTGAGACTGAAGCCCAGCAAATGGCTTTGCTTGCAAATGCATCCTTACTAGCTGATGAATTGTTGCCTCGGGCAGCAATGAAGCTTTCCCCACTGAACCAGGGCAATTACAAAGATGACCCTCGTAGAAGAAGTTCAGACAGGCAGAATCGTCACCCTGAACAGAGGGAATGGAAGAGGCGTCTTGTGAGCTGTGTTGATCGATTGAAAGATAGTTTTTGTCGCCAGCATGCTCTAGATCTTATTTTTACTGAGGATGGTGATAGCCATCTTACTGCAGATATGTATATTAACATGGACGGAGATGTAGATGAAATAGAATGGTTCCCTTCTGCAGTATTTcag GAACTTTATGCAAAATTAAACAGAATGGCCTTCTTAGCGGCTGATATGTTTGTAGGCCGGGAAAGATTTGCAACATTGTTATTGATGAGGCTCACGGAAACTGTAATCTTGTGGCTTTCAGAAGACCAGACCTTTTGGGATGATATTCAAGAAGGACCTAGGCCTTTAGGTCCTCTTGGTCTGCAACAG TTCTATCTGGATATGAAATTTGTCATGTGTTTTGCTTCTCAAGGGCGGTACCTGTCTAGGAATTTGCTTCGAGTTCTTAATGAGATCATAAATAAGGCAATGATAGCATTTTCTTCAACGGGAGTGGATCCAAATAG CGTTCTTCCGGAGGATGAGTGGTTTGTTGACATTTGCCAAGAAGCAATAGAAAGGCTTAGTGGAAAACCAAAAGTTGCAAATGGAGAACGGGATCTCAACAGTCCAACTGCCTCCGTCTCAGCACAATCAATTTCATCTGTCAGATCTCATGGGAGCTCTTAA
- the LOC113741250 gene encoding exocyst complex component EXO84B isoform X2, protein MRRSVYANYSAFIRTSKEISDLEGELSSMRNLLSTQATLIHSLAEGVQIGSLSDSAAEGLAANGSVNEEVTEPSELEKRLIEFPDLLDVLLAERRIDEALARLDEGERIAAEAKELRTLSPSVLLSLQTAIAERRKKLADQLAEAACQPSTRGAELRAAVLALKKLGDGPRAHSLLLSAHYQRYQYNMQSLRPSSTSYGGAYTAALSQLVFSAIGQAASDSLVIFGKEPAYASELVMWATKQIETFALLVKRHALASSAAAGGLRAAAECVQIALGHCSLLEGRGLALCPVLLKLFRPSVEQSLDANLKRIEESSAALAAADDWELVYLPAVTRQSVRPSGSAMATMASYQYKLSTSAHRFNLMVQDFFEDVGPLLSMQLGGKALEGLFQVFNSYVNMLIKALPGSMEEEANFEGSVDNIVRMAETEAQQMALLANASLLADELLPRAAMKLSPLNQGNYKDDPRRRSSDRQNRHPEQREWKRRLVSCVDRLKDSFCRQHALDLIFTEDGDSHLTADMYINMDGDVDEIEWFPSAVFQELYAKLNRMAFLAADMFVGRERFATLLLMRLTETVILWLSEDQTFWDDIQEGPRPLGPLGLQQFYLDMKFVMCFASQGRYLSRNLLRVLNEIINKAMIAFSSTGVDPNSVLPEDEWFVDICQEAIERLSGKPKVANGERDLNSPTASVSAQSISSVRSHGSS, encoded by the exons ATGCGCAGAAGTGTCTACGCCAATTATTCAGCTTTCATTCG TACATCTAAAGAAATATCAGATTTGGAAGGTGAGCTTTCATCAATGAGGAACCTGCTATCTACTCAGGCTACTTTAATTCACAGTTTAGCTGAAGGAGTTCAGATTGGTAGCTTGTCTGACTCTGCAGCTGAAGGTTTGGCTGCTAATGGCTCAGTTAATGAGGAAGTCACAGAGCCTTCAGAACTGGAGAAAAGGTTAATCGAGTTTCCTGATCTTCTTGATGTGTTGTTAGCCGAAAGGAGAATAGATGAAGCATTGGCAAGGCTTGATGAAGGAGAACGCATAGCAGCTGAAGCAAAAGAATTGAGAACTCTGAGTCCTTCTGTGCTCTTGTCTCTTCAAACTGCTATTGCTGAACGTAGAAAAAAACTAGCTGATCAGCTTGCTGAAGCTGCTTGCCAACCTTCTACCCGTGGAGCTGAGCTTCGTGCTGCTGTTTTAGCTCTTAAAAAGCTTGGGGATGGTCCCCGTGCGCATAGTTTACTACTCAGTGCACATTACCAGAGATACCAGTACAACATGCAAAGCCTCCGTCCATCAAGCACGTCTTATGGAGGAGCGTATACAGCAGCCCTCTCGCAGCTGGTGTTTTCAGCCATTGGTCAAGCAGCCAGTGATTCTTTGGTTATTTTTGGTAAGGAGCCAGCTTATGCATCTGAACTTGTGATGTGGGCTACCAAGCAAATTGAGACTTTTGCACTTCTTGTGAAAAGACATGCATTAGCCTCATCTGCTGCTGCTGGGGGTTTGAGGGCTGCTGCAGAATGTGTTCAGATAGCTTTGGGCCACTGTTCATTGTTGGAAGGCCGGGGGCTTGCCCTTTGTCCTGTGCTGTTGAAGCTTTTTAGACCTAGTGTTGAGCAATCTCTGGATGCTAATCTAAAACGGATTGAAGAAAGTTCTGCTGCTTTGGCTGCAGCTGATGATTGGGAACTTGTTTATCTTCCAGCAGTGACACGTCAATCTGTCAGGCCATCCGGTTCAGCTATGGCAACTATGGCATCATATCAGTATAAGTTATCAACTAGCGCTCACCGGTTCAATTTAATGGTCCAG GACTTTTTTGAGGATGTGGGACCCCTGCTAAGTATGCAGCTTGGTGGTAAAGCATTGGAAGGTCTATTTCAGGTGTTTAATTCTTACGTAAACATGCTCATAAAAGCATTGCCTGGTTCCATGGAAGAAGAAGCCAATTTTGAAGGCTCAGTGGATAATATTGTTCGAATGGCTGAGACTGAAGCCCAGCAAATGGCTTTGCTTGCAAATGCATCCTTACTAGCTGATGAATTGTTGCCTCGGGCAGCAATGAAGCTTTCCCCACTGAACCAGGGCAATTACAAAGATGACCCTCGTAGAAGAAGTTCAGACAGGCAGAATCGTCACCCTGAACAGAGGGAATGGAAGAGGCGTCTTGTGAGCTGTGTTGATCGATTGAAAGATAGTTTTTGTCGCCAGCATGCTCTAGATCTTATTTTTACTGAGGATGGTGATAGCCATCTTACTGCAGATATGTATATTAACATGGACGGAGATGTAGATGAAATAGAATGGTTCCCTTCTGCAGTATTTcag GAACTTTATGCAAAATTAAACAGAATGGCCTTCTTAGCGGCTGATATGTTTGTAGGCCGGGAAAGATTTGCAACATTGTTATTGATGAGGCTCACGGAAACTGTAATCTTGTGGCTTTCAGAAGACCAGACCTTTTGGGATGATATTCAAGAAGGACCTAGGCCTTTAGGTCCTCTTGGTCTGCAACAG TTCTATCTGGATATGAAATTTGTCATGTGTTTTGCTTCTCAAGGGCGGTACCTGTCTAGGAATTTGCTTCGAGTTCTTAATGAGATCATAAATAAGGCAATGATAGCATTTTCTTCAACGGGAGTGGATCCAAATAG CGTTCTTCCGGAGGATGAGTGGTTTGTTGACATTTGCCAAGAAGCAATAGAAAGGCTTAGTGGAAAACCAAAAGTTGCAAATGGAGAACGGGATCTCAACAGTCCAACTGCCTCCGTCTCAGCACAATCAATTTCATCTGTCAGATCTCATGGGAGCTCTTAA
- the LOC113741251 gene encoding pentatricopeptide repeat-containing protein At2g15690, mitochondrial-like isoform X1 yields MAASLNLKSSLRRGRFPHLFFICNCSVAAASVRPSIRSSSISKQLSAETLNLKPATFVSRNNFTTSTSQFFAPAAPANYQTSGGQNQMDHNRRGYPNNHHRSPHPMSNPASASSYPGQSYSEPHSIPHQGGGGGGGRGASFNHFSNDNVNPRHNYPPSPPPPPPQHFSHGNVSNTAPTTAAPNSSLGFGGGGFQQNQRVYPQNPPVPRDSQNFPNQNQGGRAGLVQPQNNHGYNQGYQDQSPWKSSQHESQSVRFTPQGIQNRANLQSHGQGLQVVTDEFAPLSIVDLRNLCEAGNVTEALKLMEEGIAADAHCFNLLFDLCMKSKNYGDAKKVHDYFLRSTCRSDLLLNNKVLDMYINCGSMVDARRVFDHMPDRNMASWNLMINGYAINGLGDDGLAMFEQMRKLGLHPNEQTFLAVMDACASADAIDEGFLHFESMKTEYGIEPGIEHYLGLLGVLAKCGHLAEAEEFIAKLPFEPTAAVWEALMNYARIHGDIDLEDRAEELMVSLEPSKAIKNKIPTPPPKKQSAVNMLEGRNRIVEFRSPTLYKDDEKLREAMKQQAYVPDTRYVLHDIDQEAKEQALLYHSERLAIAYGLISTPARTPLRIIKNLRVCGDCHNAIKIMSRIVGRELIVRDNKRFHHFKDGKCSCGDYW; encoded by the coding sequence ATGGCGGCGTCTCTGAATCTCAAATCCAGTCTGCGAAGAGGTCGTTTTCCTCATCTTTTCTTCATCTGTAATTGCTCCGTCGCGGCAGCATCGGTACGTCCTAGTATCCGCTCCTCCTCCATTTCCAAGCAGCTTTCCGCCGAAACTCTTAACCTAAAACCTGCCACTTTTGTTTCTCGCAACAATTTCACTACTTCTACTTCTCAATTTTTTGCCCCTGCAGCTCCTGCAAATTATCAAACATCTGGTGGTCAGAATCAGATGGACCACAATCGTCGAGGGTATCCTAATAATCATCATCGAAGTCCTCACCCCATGTCCAACCCTGCTTCTGCTTCTTCTTATCCTGGGCAGAGTTATTCAGAACCACATTCCATTCCCCACCAGGGTGGCGGTGGCGGCGGCGGTCGTGGAGCTAGTTTTAACCACTTCTCCAATGATAACGTCAATCCTAGACACAATTATCCGCCGTCCCCGCCCCCCCCTCCTCCTCAGCATTTTTCACACGGAAATGTCAGCAATACTGCGCCAACAACTGCTGCTCCAAATAGCAGTCTAGGTTTTGGGGGAGGAGGGTTTCAGCAAAACCAGAGGGTTTATCCGCAGAACCCCCCGGTTCCCCGTGActctcaaaattttcctaatcaaaATCAAGGAGGACGTGCTGGTTTGGTTCAGCCGCAGAATAATCACGGTTATAACCAGGGTTACCAGGACCAAAGTCCATGGAAATCCTCTCAGCACGAAAGTCAGTCTGTTAGGTTTACTCCGCAGGGAATTCAGAACCGTGCTAACCTTCAATCTCACGGTCAAGGGCTGCAGGTTGTTACTGACGAGTTTGCTCCTTTGAGTATTGTTGATTTGAGAAATCTCTGCGAGGCGGGTAATGTTACTGAAGCTCTCAAATTGATGGAGGAGGGAATCGCTGCTGATGCTCATTGTTTTAATCTCCTTTTTGACTTGTGTATGAAGTCAAAGAACTATGGGGACGCCAAGAAAGTTCATGATTACTTCTTGAGATCGACTTGCAGGAGTGATCTTCTGTTGAATAATAAGGTGCTCGATATGTACATTAACTGCGGGAGTATGGTTGACGCCCGAAGAGTTTTTGATCACATGCCTGATAGGAATATGGCTTCCTGGAATTTAATGATCAATGGATATGCCATCAACGGTTTGGGAGATGATGGCTTGGCGATGTTTGAACAGATGAGGAAATTGGGGTTACATCCCAACGAGCAGACTTTTCTTGCTGTTATGGATGCTTGTGCTAGTGCTGATGCAATCGATGAAGGTTTCTTGCATTTCGAGTCAATGAAGACAGAGTACGGCATTGAACCCGGAATCGAGCATTATTTGGGGCTTCTTGGAGTTCTTGCTAAATGTGGACATCTTGCGGAGGCTGAGGAGTTCATTGCAAAACTTCCATTTGAACCAACAGCAGCTGTTTGGGAGGCATTGATGAACTATGCGCGCATACATGGAGATATTGATCTTGAAGACCGTGCAGAAGAACTAATGGTTTCTCTTGAGCCTTCAAAGGCCATTAAGAATAAGATTCCAACGCCTCCGCCTAAGAAGCAGTCTGCAGTTAACATGCTTGAGGGCAGAAACAGGATTGTGGAGTTCCGTAGCCCAACTCTCTACAAGGACGATGAGAAGTTGAGAGAAGCTATGAAACAACAAGCTTATGTGCCCGATACTAGATATGTGCTTCACGACATTGATCAAGAGGCAAAAGAACAGGCCTTGCTTTATCATAGTGAACGTCTGGCAATTGCATATGGTCTGATAAGTACACCTGCCAGGACACCTTTGCGGATCATCAAGAACCTTCGTGTTTGTGGTGATTGTCACAATGCCATCAAGATCATGTCAAGGATTGTCGGGAGGGAATTGATTGTTAGAGATAACAAACGTTTCCACCATTTCAAGGATGGCAAGTGTTCCTGTGGTGATTACTGGTGA
- the LOC113741251 gene encoding pentatricopeptide repeat-containing protein At2g15690, mitochondrial-like isoform X2: MDHNRRGYPNNHHRSPHPMSNPASASSYPGQSYSEPHSIPHQGGGGGGGRGASFNHFSNDNVNPRHNYPPSPPPPPPQHFSHGNVSNTAPTTAAPNSSLGFGGGGFQQNQRVYPQNPPVPRDSQNFPNQNQGGRAGLVQPQNNHGYNQGYQDQSPWKSSQHESQSVRFTPQGIQNRANLQSHGQGLQVVTDEFAPLSIVDLRNLCEAGNVTEALKLMEEGIAADAHCFNLLFDLCMKSKNYGDAKKVHDYFLRSTCRSDLLLNNKVLDMYINCGSMVDARRVFDHMPDRNMASWNLMINGYAINGLGDDGLAMFEQMRKLGLHPNEQTFLAVMDACASADAIDEGFLHFESMKTEYGIEPGIEHYLGLLGVLAKCGHLAEAEEFIAKLPFEPTAAVWEALMNYARIHGDIDLEDRAEELMVSLEPSKAIKNKIPTPPPKKQSAVNMLEGRNRIVEFRSPTLYKDDEKLREAMKQQAYVPDTRYVLHDIDQEAKEQALLYHSERLAIAYGLISTPARTPLRIIKNLRVCGDCHNAIKIMSRIVGRELIVRDNKRFHHFKDGKCSCGDYW, from the coding sequence ATGGACCACAATCGTCGAGGGTATCCTAATAATCATCATCGAAGTCCTCACCCCATGTCCAACCCTGCTTCTGCTTCTTCTTATCCTGGGCAGAGTTATTCAGAACCACATTCCATTCCCCACCAGGGTGGCGGTGGCGGCGGCGGTCGTGGAGCTAGTTTTAACCACTTCTCCAATGATAACGTCAATCCTAGACACAATTATCCGCCGTCCCCGCCCCCCCCTCCTCCTCAGCATTTTTCACACGGAAATGTCAGCAATACTGCGCCAACAACTGCTGCTCCAAATAGCAGTCTAGGTTTTGGGGGAGGAGGGTTTCAGCAAAACCAGAGGGTTTATCCGCAGAACCCCCCGGTTCCCCGTGActctcaaaattttcctaatcaaaATCAAGGAGGACGTGCTGGTTTGGTTCAGCCGCAGAATAATCACGGTTATAACCAGGGTTACCAGGACCAAAGTCCATGGAAATCCTCTCAGCACGAAAGTCAGTCTGTTAGGTTTACTCCGCAGGGAATTCAGAACCGTGCTAACCTTCAATCTCACGGTCAAGGGCTGCAGGTTGTTACTGACGAGTTTGCTCCTTTGAGTATTGTTGATTTGAGAAATCTCTGCGAGGCGGGTAATGTTACTGAAGCTCTCAAATTGATGGAGGAGGGAATCGCTGCTGATGCTCATTGTTTTAATCTCCTTTTTGACTTGTGTATGAAGTCAAAGAACTATGGGGACGCCAAGAAAGTTCATGATTACTTCTTGAGATCGACTTGCAGGAGTGATCTTCTGTTGAATAATAAGGTGCTCGATATGTACATTAACTGCGGGAGTATGGTTGACGCCCGAAGAGTTTTTGATCACATGCCTGATAGGAATATGGCTTCCTGGAATTTAATGATCAATGGATATGCCATCAACGGTTTGGGAGATGATGGCTTGGCGATGTTTGAACAGATGAGGAAATTGGGGTTACATCCCAACGAGCAGACTTTTCTTGCTGTTATGGATGCTTGTGCTAGTGCTGATGCAATCGATGAAGGTTTCTTGCATTTCGAGTCAATGAAGACAGAGTACGGCATTGAACCCGGAATCGAGCATTATTTGGGGCTTCTTGGAGTTCTTGCTAAATGTGGACATCTTGCGGAGGCTGAGGAGTTCATTGCAAAACTTCCATTTGAACCAACAGCAGCTGTTTGGGAGGCATTGATGAACTATGCGCGCATACATGGAGATATTGATCTTGAAGACCGTGCAGAAGAACTAATGGTTTCTCTTGAGCCTTCAAAGGCCATTAAGAATAAGATTCCAACGCCTCCGCCTAAGAAGCAGTCTGCAGTTAACATGCTTGAGGGCAGAAACAGGATTGTGGAGTTCCGTAGCCCAACTCTCTACAAGGACGATGAGAAGTTGAGAGAAGCTATGAAACAACAAGCTTATGTGCCCGATACTAGATATGTGCTTCACGACATTGATCAAGAGGCAAAAGAACAGGCCTTGCTTTATCATAGTGAACGTCTGGCAATTGCATATGGTCTGATAAGTACACCTGCCAGGACACCTTTGCGGATCATCAAGAACCTTCGTGTTTGTGGTGATTGTCACAATGCCATCAAGATCATGTCAAGGATTGTCGGGAGGGAATTGATTGTTAGAGATAACAAACGTTTCCACCATTTCAAGGATGGCAAGTGTTCCTGTGGTGATTACTGGTGA